In Pseudomonas sp. R76, one genomic interval encodes:
- a CDS encoding DUF7844 domain-containing protein, translated as MRRLVAWLLAGTVLLCAGAAQASLQLRLKTDGLSPAQQQASQALLDEAMRALPPRFIEQLDRRIDVGWTDKMPENAYGQASLVSELDLNQNLLDSLTDGSAATQKTNRPHGTVRREMLATVLHELTHIYDRARLWSKEDRTLIQRCSRQNNITGLIGLPDQCRGQNDRRFTLSDDPRLLDLAGWPQYVGRRGEREQHNHQVARSPDIYETTSPLEFVAVNMEYFLLDPSYACRRPALFRYYKEHFGWAPPEQDTCAKTYAFLNAGNDFAKTPLGQVDPERVYEIDYLLAEANQNLVSRWGHSMLRLVICAPGRPRGPDCRLDLDQHLVLSYRAFVSDVQLSSWDGLVGKYPSRLFVLPLAQVIDEYTKTELRGLASVPLKLTRQEIEDTVEHAAEMHWSYDGNYFFISNNCAVESLKLLRSGSANPQLTGLDNITPNGLLEVLSARGLADTSVLNDKREALRLGYHFDSFRERYQAMFDVLRKHLPIKQTQVEDWLSLSAEERRQWFSQADLRTSAALLLLEQASYRRQLMLAQDEVKQRYLGARELKNGGMEKANKTLQQILANSGFLSRPAELLGSGGYGLPQPSESKRLESESAERQKQLQSLTGDLDKEVRVLLEPSRAAEIAACEANLKQVGEHLRALHKAAGGLEIP; from the coding sequence GTGAGGCGCCTGGTCGCCTGGCTATTGGCCGGGACTGTGCTGCTCTGTGCAGGCGCAGCCCAGGCCAGCCTGCAACTGCGGCTCAAGACCGATGGCTTGAGCCCGGCCCAACAGCAGGCCAGCCAGGCATTGCTTGATGAAGCGATGCGCGCCTTGCCGCCGCGCTTTATCGAGCAGCTGGACCGGCGCATTGATGTCGGCTGGACCGACAAAATGCCTGAAAACGCCTATGGTCAGGCCTCCTTGGTGTCCGAACTGGACCTCAACCAAAACCTGCTCGACAGCCTGACCGACGGCAGCGCCGCCACCCAGAAAACCAACCGCCCCCACGGCACCGTGCGCCGCGAAATGCTCGCCACCGTGCTGCATGAACTGACTCACATTTATGACCGTGCGCGCCTGTGGTCCAAAGAAGATCGCACACTGATCCAGCGGTGCAGCCGTCAGAACAACATCACCGGCCTGATCGGCCTGCCCGACCAATGCCGTGGCCAGAATGACCGCCGCTTTACCTTAAGTGACGACCCGCGCCTGCTGGACCTTGCCGGCTGGCCGCAATACGTCGGCCGTCGCGGCGAACGTGAACAGCACAACCATCAGGTCGCCCGCAGCCCGGACATCTACGAAACCACCAGCCCGCTGGAATTCGTGGCGGTCAACATGGAGTACTTTCTCCTCGACCCGAGCTACGCCTGCCGCCGCCCCGCGCTGTTCCGCTATTACAAGGAGCACTTCGGCTGGGCGCCGCCCGAGCAAGACACCTGCGCCAAAACCTACGCCTTCCTGAATGCCGGCAACGATTTCGCCAAGACGCCGCTGGGCCAGGTCGACCCTGAGCGGGTGTATGAAATCGACTACTTGCTGGCCGAAGCCAACCAGAACCTGGTCAGCCGCTGGGGCCACAGCATGTTGCGCCTGGTGATCTGTGCACCCGGCCGCCCGCGCGGGCCGGATTGTCGGCTGGATTTGGACCAACACCTGGTGCTGTCCTACCGCGCCTTCGTCAGTGACGTGCAGTTGTCGAGCTGGGATGGACTGGTCGGCAAATACCCGTCGCGGCTGTTTGTATTACCACTGGCCCAGGTGATCGACGAATACACCAAGACCGAACTGCGCGGGCTGGCGTCCGTTCCGCTGAAGCTGACGCGCCAGGAAATAGAAGACACCGTCGAGCATGCCGCCGAAATGCACTGGAGCTACGACGGCAACTACTTTTTCATTTCCAACAACTGCGCGGTCGAGAGCCTGAAGCTACTACGCAGTGGCAGCGCCAACCCGCAACTGACCGGCCTGGACAACATCACCCCCAACGGCTTGCTGGAAGTGCTCAGCGCCCGCGGCCTGGCCGACACCAGCGTACTCAACGACAAACGTGAAGCATTGCGCCTGGGTTATCACTTCGACTCGTTCCGCGAGCGTTACCAGGCGATGTTCGACGTGCTGCGCAAACACTTGCCGATCAAACAGACCCAAGTCGAAGACTGGCTGTCCCTCAGCGCAGAAGAACGCCGCCAATGGTTCAGCCAGGCCGACCTGCGCACCAGCGCCGCACTGTTGCTGCTGGAACAGGCGAGCTATCGCAGACAGCTGATGCTGGCACAGGACGAAGTCAAGCAACGCTACCTCGGTGCCCGAGAGCTGAAAAACGGCGGCATGGAAAAAGCCAATAAAACGCTGCAACAGATCCTCGCCAACAGCGGCTTCCTCAGCCGCCCGGCGGAACTGCTTGGCAGTGGCGGCTACGGCCTGCCGCAACCCTCGGAGTCCAAACGCCTGGAATCGGAAAGCGCCGAACGCCAGAAGCAGCTGCAATCCTTGACCGGCGATCTGGATAAAGAGGTGAGGGTGCTGCTGGAGCCTTCTCGCGCCGCCGAGATTGCCGCCTGCGAAGCCAACCTCAAGCAGGTCGGCGAGCATCTGAGAGCGCTGCATAAAGCCGCGGGCGGCTTGGAAATTCCCTGA
- a CDS encoding DUF2388 domain-containing protein, with the protein MRSPLIAAALGLLLLADVAHAQTLKATSNIIVRASARTIDFTSDTTTSIRDSKVVREAHDDAASFVATHGEIRGAQLEAAFNTLRTRVPEARDASDQTLAEAILAL; encoded by the coding sequence ATGCGTAGCCCGCTGATCGCCGCCGCTCTCGGCCTGCTGTTGTTGGCCGATGTCGCCCACGCGCAAACGTTGAAGGCCACCAGTAACATCATCGTTCGCGCCTCGGCCCGCACCATTGATTTCACCTCGGACACCACCACATCCATCCGCGATTCCAAAGTCGTGCGCGAAGCGCACGATGACGCCGCCAGCTTCGTCGCCACCCATGGCGAAATCCGCGGTGCGCAGTTGGAAGCAGCGTTCAATACGCTGCGAACCCGCGTGCCGGAAGCCCGCGATGCCAGTGACCAGACCCTCGCCGAAGCTATTCTCGCTCTGTGA
- a CDS encoding DUF2388 domain-containing protein: MAFSYRLLIVPVLFSACWSPMASAFDVTTQSTVISAYATSKVTSAPFDRKLVVAAQDDAAAFIATDGQWRGARLESALDYLRRTQPKLHASDLELAQAILVQ; encoded by the coding sequence ATGGCTTTTTCATACCGCCTGTTAATTGTTCCCGTGTTGTTTTCCGCTTGCTGGTCGCCAATGGCTTCGGCCTTTGATGTGACCACGCAGAGCACTGTGATAAGCGCGTATGCCACCAGCAAGGTGACCTCTGCGCCTTTTGACAGAAAGTTGGTAGTGGCTGCCCAGGATGACGCTGCCGCTTTTATCGCCACTGACGGCCAATGGCGGGGCGCCAGGCTGGAATCCGCGCTGGATTATCTGCGCCGCACCCAGCCAAAACTTCATGCAAGCGACCTTGAACTGGCGCAAGCAATTCTCGTCCAATAA
- a CDS encoding DUF2388 domain-containing protein, whose translation MSRLRLLSAAALLAVAANAHASSLIVTTDSIVGALKATSDATSDATSSLRDNKVVRAARDDAASFVASEGAIRGVKLESALAQIRQQAPQLNTATDAQLAQAILAI comes from the coding sequence ATGTCCCGTCTTCGCCTGCTGAGTGCCGCCGCCCTGTTGGCAGTGGCCGCCAATGCCCACGCGAGCAGCCTCATCGTCACCACCGACTCAATCGTCGGCGCGCTGAAAGCCACCTCCGATGCCACTTCGGATGCCACGTCCTCGCTGCGTGACAACAAAGTCGTGCGGGCAGCTCGTGACGATGCCGCCAGCTTTGTCGCCAGTGAAGGCGCTATCCGCGGGGTGAAGCTGGAAAGCGCCTTGGCTCAAATCCGTCAACAAGCACCGCAACTGAACACCGCCACTGACGCACAGTTGGCCCAAGCGATTCTGGCCATCTGA
- a CDS encoding DUF1127 domain-containing protein — protein MNTQTSSAKRLILRTAHALARWARQTHERHQLAQLDPRELSDAGISQGDRMAELSKPFWRD, from the coding sequence ATGAACACGCAAACCTCGTCTGCTAAACGACTGATCCTTCGCACTGCCCACGCATTAGCCAGATGGGCGCGCCAAACCCACGAGCGGCACCAACTGGCTCAACTCGACCCGCGTGAGTTGTCCGATGCCGGCATCAGCCAGGGCGACCGAATGGCCGAGCTGTCCAAACCGTTCTGGCGTGATTAG
- a CDS encoding DUF1127 domain-containing protein has protein sequence MERTLSSDLFFEEKAVNTQASLPLRVLANLMLWQRRISSRHQLARLDSRLLADAGISEAQRYEELSKPFWR, from the coding sequence ATGGAACGTACACTCAGTTCCGATCTGTTCTTCGAAGAAAAAGCTGTAAACACCCAGGCTTCCCTGCCTTTGCGCGTTCTCGCCAACCTGATGTTGTGGCAGCGCCGCATCTCCAGCCGCCACCAACTGGCTCGTCTGGATTCGCGTCTGCTGGCTGACGCTGGTATCAGCGAAGCTCAACGCTATGAAGAGCTGAGCAAGCCGTTCTGGCGCTAA
- a CDS encoding acetyl-CoA hydrolase/transferase family protein, which produces MYRDRIRLPSLLNKVMSAADAAALIEDGMTVGMSGFTRAGEAKAVPHALAERAKTSPLKITLMTGASLGNDLDKQLTEAGVLSRRMPFQVDSTLRKAINAGEVMFIDQHLSETVEQLRNNQLKLPDIAVIEAVAITEQGHIVPTTSVGNSASFAIFAKQVIVEINLAHNPNLEGLHDIYIPTYRPTRTPIPLVKVDDRIGSTAIPIPPEKIVAIVITNQADSASTVTPPDADTQGIANHLINFLKQEVDAGRMTNKLGPLQAGIGNIANAVMCGLIESPFEDLTMYSEVLQDSTFDLIDAGKLSFASGSSITLSERRNADVFGNLEHYKDKLVLRPQEISNHPEVVRRLGIIGINTALEFDIYGNVNSTHVCGTRMMNGIGGSGDFARNAHLAIFVTKSIAKGGAISSVVPMVSHVDHTEHDVDILVTEVGLADLRGLAPRERARVIIDNCVHPAYRDALNSYFNAACAIGGHTPHILREALSWHINLEETGHMLKA; this is translated from the coding sequence ATGTACCGTGATCGTATCCGCTTGCCTTCGTTGTTGAACAAGGTCATGAGCGCGGCAGATGCCGCAGCACTGATCGAGGACGGCATGACCGTCGGCATGAGCGGCTTCACCCGCGCCGGTGAAGCCAAGGCCGTCCCACACGCCCTGGCCGAACGCGCCAAGACATCCCCGCTGAAAATCACCCTGATGACAGGAGCCAGCCTGGGCAATGACCTGGACAAGCAACTGACCGAAGCCGGCGTGCTGTCCCGACGCATGCCCTTCCAAGTGGACAGCACCCTGCGCAAGGCAATCAACGCCGGCGAAGTGATGTTTATCGACCAGCATCTGTCGGAAACCGTTGAGCAACTGCGCAACAACCAGCTCAAGCTGCCGGACATTGCGGTAATCGAAGCCGTCGCAATCACCGAGCAAGGCCATATCGTGCCGACCACCTCAGTGGGCAACTCGGCCAGCTTTGCGATTTTTGCCAAGCAAGTGATCGTCGAGATCAACCTCGCGCACAACCCTAACCTGGAAGGGCTGCACGACATCTATATCCCGACCTACCGGCCGACTCGCACACCGATCCCGCTGGTAAAAGTCGACGACCGCATTGGCAGCACCGCCATTCCGATCCCGCCGGAAAAGATTGTCGCCATCGTGATCACCAACCAGGCCGATTCCGCCTCGACCGTGACGCCACCGGACGCCGACACCCAAGGCATCGCCAACCACCTGATCAACTTCCTCAAGCAGGAAGTGGACGCCGGGCGCATGACCAACAAACTCGGCCCGCTGCAGGCCGGTATCGGCAACATCGCCAACGCGGTGATGTGTGGCCTGATCGAATCGCCGTTCGAAGACCTGACCATGTATTCGGAAGTGTTGCAGGATTCGACGTTCGACCTGATCGACGCGGGCAAGCTGAGCTTCGCCTCGGGCAGCTCGATTACCTTGTCTGAACGGCGCAATGCCGACGTGTTCGGCAATTTGGAACACTACAAGGACAAACTGGTACTGCGCCCGCAGGAAATCTCCAACCACCCTGAAGTGGTGCGGCGCCTGGGCATTATCGGCATCAATACCGCGCTGGAATTCGACATCTACGGCAACGTCAACTCCACCCACGTCTGCGGCACGCGGATGATGAACGGCATTGGCGGCTCAGGGGATTTCGCGCGCAATGCGCACCTGGCAATCTTTGTTACCAAGTCGATTGCCAAAGGCGGCGCGATCTCCAGCGTAGTGCCGATGGTCAGTCATGTGGACCACACAGAGCACGACGTCGACATCCTGGTCACCGAAGTGGGCCTTGCCGACCTGCGCGGCCTGGCGCCACGGGAACGAGCCCGGGTGATCATCGACAACTGCGTACACCCGGCGTACCGCGACGCCCTGAACAGTTACTTCAACGCTGCCTGCGCCATCGGCGGGCACACCCCGCATATCCTGCGCGAAGCACTGAGTTGGCACATTAACCTGGAAGAAACCGGGCATATGCTCAAGGCTTGA